The genome window TGTGAAAGTTCCACCATCATATGGGGGCAGCTCACtgtgttttatttaaacaatatgGCTGGGAAGGGCAAACGCATGCAACTGCATCAGCAGCTGGGCTCTCGTGTGCCGTAACCCTGCTGTTTCTCAAGCCCGTGCTACCACGCACACACACGGATTCTTGGAACTGCTGCACAGGGCCCAGCAGACAGGCCCTGGGCTCTACTTTGAGTCCTATCTAGACCCTGGGTTCTAGTCActtccttcctcattttcagAATTCGTTGGAAACCACTTGCCTGTGTAAGCCGCCGGCACCACCCTGCTTCTGTCAATCATGTCACTTTTCTGTTCCAGTCTGTTTGCTAATCCATTCCTTGGAACAGCCCTAACCCATAGGCAATGGGTTGGACTCCCCACTGAAGTGAGTCACTTCTGGAGGACACTGAGTACTGAGCACTGATTGTTGTGAAAATATGTGTGTCCCTTCTCGGGGACTTACAGAGAAAAAGTTAAGCCTGCTTTCTTTTTAAGAGGGCTGGCTTATTTTGAAGTGACGCCGTCTGTCCACATCACCCAGGCTTCTCCTCAGTTAGGAGAAGAAACTACTgaatattctctctcctttttggtatttattttctttatagcccTGATCCCCCACCCACATTTGTCTGATTTGTTTACATGATTATTGCCCGCACATTCAACCTCTCCCTGCCTAACTAGATCCGAAATGCCCAAAAGCAGGAACTCTGGCTATTTGCAGTCCTGGTGGTCAGAAGCTCAGGGTCCAGTGGGGAATGGAGACATAAACACATGATTCTGAGACAAAGTGGTAAATCCAGTGATGGAGATATGCTCCGTCGTTGTCTCTTTTACGGACTGAGCCCTCTACTTTCTCTGAATCACCCCCATCGAGGACCTAAGGAGCTTAGTAAATGCTGAAGGAATAAAAGCAGATCTGTTTCTACTTAAGGAACTGAGGCTCTGTGGAGCCCTCCTGTCAGAAACTGAAAGGCACCTGCTTTGTGCTAAGAAACAATACTATAAATGATAGAGTACAGACAACCTGGATTGAAAAGCGAACTTATGAAAAGCGAACAAGGAAAAGCTCCAGTGAATGCTGGAGACGTAGAGAAGGGGTCCAGCAGGAGCTGCAGCCGTGGAGGGACTCACAGCTATTGACAGATAAGCATCACCAAGCAGGAAAGGAGTAGGAAAAAAACACCCAACCCTTCTCTCCTCCTACCCTCTGACTTCCAGCCAGAGTCTCCCACTGGCTGCACCCAAGTGGAAGCCAGCCAGGAAGAGATCCTGGGTGATGGAGTCCACAGGGTAAACCTCCCAGGCACAGAGGAGGGCAGCGAAGgctggaaaatggaaatggaggaggtggggacagccaGCAGAGACCACCAGGACAGTGGGATATGAACCACCTGAGGCTTTCACCGGAAGAATGACAAAAGGAAGCTCACACAGGAAGGCTGCCAAGCTCTAATCATAAGTGTGCCCCTACAGTGTGTAACAGGGATCATTCTCACCATCTTAGCTAAATTAGCAAGtgtaatgaaaattatatatatttcatcataCCATTTTTTAGCTGGTCAAGTTTAATTACACCAACATTAGTGGTAAAACTAGGACATTTTGAAAAGTAATGGTACAAGGAAAATATCTCCATTtatctgtctgagcctcagtttcttatcaaCAGAAAGAATAATATCGACCTGATGAGCACGTTCTGAGAATTTAATTAGATGACGTATGTAAGCTGGGATGCACAGGGCCTGGAACCAGAGGCATCCAAATGTAGTTTGTTGCTATTATCATTATGTGTTATTTTACTCATCTGACTCTATTTAACATTGCTACAAATGGAGTTGCTTCTGCATGGGTTTCCCATCATGTGGCTCACTATCGACAAGTTCTAGAATATTCTAACCTGATCTAGAATATTCACCCTATGTATCTGCATAGGGATCCATCAAAAACACAGTGACACCACCATTTGCACAATAGTTTACAGATGAAAAGCCCTTCCACAATCGTTATTGTACTAATTCTTAGAATAACCCAGGAATTAGTATCTGTTTtaagatagggaaactgaggctgaaagacaCATGACCCAGactttctgactccaaaatatGTCACAACTGTCTGGCCTCTTACTCCCTCACTATGGCTGTCTATCTACCATTAAGTACTAAGTTCCATGTCAGGATATATTTTAGAATTGACCAAAAAAGTTAATGTGGACTTTAGGTGCAATCAAGTACTCTTTATGAACTTATTTCACAAGTAATTTGTATGGTTCTTCTATCATTTTTTGTGAAAAACCGCTGAAGATCTTAGCCAGTGATTATGTTTCTTTGCTTTATCAGGAGAGATACAGCCTGAGGAAAAATAAGGCCCTACTCTTGAGTTGTTCTGATCCGAATCAACCCATATGATTACCTCAGCATTGGGGACAAACACTCGCAGGTGCCCTGTCCCCTCTGTTTTATCATAACCCCGCAGATATGCCAAAGTGGAACCCTTTAATCATATCTCATGCTGGGAAGGGTGCCCTTCCTTGGTACCAAACCCTTAAAAGGAAAGAACCAGGCTCTCCTCTCCCCTGTCACTCCCTCATTCAAAGGAAATACCTAAAACCTGAGGGATAGAAAAGTGagataagaaaaaggagaatattttccAAGCTTCTTAAAGCATCAAATCATGATGTATTTCATCTCTGCCAATTCACATGCAATCAACCTGGGAAATTATACTTAAAAGCCAAAGGTTGGAGCAAGGATCTTTGCAAATGATGACGCTCTATGATTTAGGCAGGTCTCATTCTCAttgctagaaagaaaaataaaagaggaagactaaGATCAGACttggaatattttattaaaaataatttttttcttgttttggtgaggaagattggccctgagctaacatctgtgccagttgccctctgttttgtatgggggatgctgccacagcatggctggatgagtggtgtgtaggtctgcgcctgagatctgaactgtgaaccccagaccaccaaagtggagtgtgtgaacttaaccactatgccgctggtcTGGCccctattaaaaaaattttttttaatgcaggcCATTTGACTGGTGCGGGTGGGGCCTCCAAGGCTACATGAGATCGGATGTGGCAAAGCCGTACAGTTGGGCTGTTCTGGGAGGAAGTGGGGCACAGTGGTTCTCATACACAGTGAGCAGAGGTTTGGAGTCAGATAGGCCTGCTCGAGAGTCCTGGTGCTGCCACTCACCTGCCTAATGGCCTTGGCCCTGTCAGTCAATGCtccaagcctcagtctccttgtgTAAGATGGTACTCATTATAGTGCAGCCACCTACAAACCATGTGGTGAGATAATGCACACtcaagtgcttagcatagtgcctggcacattcaAAGCACTCAACAAACTTTACTCATTAGGATGCTTTGAGCTTTCTTGTCACTCAGCTAATTTCAGCACACCAGATTCTGCCGCCCCAATGAGACAGTCAGCATAAAGTAAAACAGAATAGGATGAATTACTCGACCACTCAAATCAACTCTTTAATGTAAACAAGAGCATATTTAATGTTGCTACTTGGAACAGTTAACAATCGACATACAATAGTCTACAAAAAGGTACTGTGAGTTTTGAAGTGGAGGAAGCATACGCCTGAGTctagaaaggcaaaaataaatatatactcatGTAGAACATACATTGCATGGATTCCAACAAAATGACGTATTTTCACTTCTTACCCCTGCAAGGCTGACGGGGGTTGGCTTCCTTCCTACCCACTTTGCGGCACAGCAGCcccattcctctcctctctctgattCAATTCAACACAACTTTGTTTAGCTTTGTTTAGGTCTGGTTCCTTCCCTGCGCTGGGCCCTGAGGACACTGAGACGCTCAGGAGGTCACTCTGCCTTCAAGAACTCATAATCTAGTAGGGGAGACAAACATCTattggcctcagtttctgccaGATCCCATCACAGGGGAGGGTTTACGTGTGGATTCCTGTTCTCAGATGTGAGAGTTTCCAGGGGAAGCTTTAAGCTTGCCTCCTGCCAACAGGCTCATCTGTGTGTCTGCCCAGGTGAAGGAAAGCCATTTGACTGTGCCCTCTCTGGCCTAggctttctcctccccttctgccATGGAatcacctcctcttccctcacctAAAGTCAGGTAACGGGCCCTTCCCATTTTCagacacacccccacccccatctcccttcaacaagtaagaaagaaaagcttCGGGGACAGCCAATTTTAGTGAAGAGAAATTTATTCCTACTACAATGTTAAatatccccaccaccaccaccaaagcCTGGCCTGAAGGAAAATCTGCTTGTTGGAAAAGAGGGCAAGGATCAACAGGGATATCAGAGAATATGAGCTCCCATCACCTCCCTGCTTGGTCAGGTTTCAGGCCCTTCAACCCTCTGGAGACCAAATGCAGAGAGCTGAATACAGAACTCTCAAGTCAAGGGACACGGGTGACACAGAGGCGAGGACAAGCCTTTAAGCTATCAGAATGGGAGGGTGTCCCTATTTATTCAGTATTTCCCTGATAACTTTTTATCCCCTAAGCAATTGCTGTACATTTCGCCTGTTCTCTGTGCGTAgaatttgtgatttctttttgacTCAGTTACTTCATAGTCATGAAATAGTAAAAGCTATAAATTCCTTTTTCCccatacacatacatatctaGACACCTTCTCAATTATTCTGATTAGATCCTAAAATTATCTTCCCATCCCAACTCAGTTTAGAGCTCAAGTAACAAATTCGCCAAATTCCCCTCATACAGAACTTTGAGCCCGCTCTCTTTCACAAGACCCACAACCAAATGGGAGCCACAGTGTCGGAAGAAGCAGGGTAAGTGCACGCGTTTCTGAATGAAAGTGAGACGCCCTCTCTGCTGGTCCAAGTTCTGCTGCCATTACTTAGAACAGTCTGATTCTCTACCTGAAAGGTTCTTCCTTTTTggtgagtgagagagaaatatttagtgCATAATGGGAGTTCTTTGAGTGAAAGGTAATATCGTAAATAAGAAACActtctttctttataattatgGAGAAATATAGTGACAACTGTTTAAAATCATTACGCAGTAGTAGAGGATCTTACGTTATTGAACTGCATTTTATACACAACTCTGAATAACATCTGGGTGGAAAATTAATTGCAAGGATCAATTtatggtcatttaaaaaaaatttgattatCTAGTAAAATCTAGCAGGCAAGTGGCTTCAGCAAAATTATTACTTCGGGTGAAAATAACACTACAAACACATGGCAGAGCCCCAGAAGATTATTTCACACATACAGAAGTTTGTTTGTAAGTATGGAGCAAAAGACTTTCCAAGTGTGAAAACTAATTATATACCAGAGCTaaacattttgttattatttaaataaaacatgtctTTAAATATGGAATTCTTTGGAAAACTCACTTCATTGTCCAAAATTATGCAGaccattttagttttttaatcaaACAAGGAATATGCATTCTAGCTTCCCAGGGGATCTTCCAATTGAACCGGGCAAAGAGTTCATCTGTAGAGCGTACTTAGGAAAAACATCCAATGGCCGAGGCCCAGCAGCAACTGTATCCAAACGAAAACGCTGCTGGGGACGCACCCAGAAAGAGCATCAACCCTTGCTGACTTCTCTGCTCTCCCCGTCCCCGTTAGCCTTTAGGGTGAGTAAATGAGTGTTGGGTGAAGTCTCTTGGGGTTCAGAAGATCTTGCACTCATTAATGGAGAAGAACCTCCTTCTGTTGCGTCTCCTGGCTTGGTTGACGGCAGTTCGGACGGCACACTCAAATACCTGCTGTACCCCCCGGTTGCTAAGGGCTGAGCACTCCAGGTAGCCCTTTGCTCTCACATCCTGGGCCAGTCTCTTCCCTTCTATGGCATTGATGCAGGACGCCCTGTGGGGCCCCACCTCCCGCTGGTCAGTCTGGGTGGCCACCACTAGCACGGGGGTACAGGGCAAGTTGCTCCTGATTTCACCAATCCACTTGTTCTTCAGGTTCAGGAAAGAGTTATGGTTGGCCACGGAGTAGCACATTAGCACCACATCTGCCTGCTGGTAGGATAGCGGGCGGATGCTTCTGAAGGCATCGTTGCCAGCTGTGTCCCAGAGACCCAGGCTGATCTGTATGCCATCCATGAAGACGTCCACACCCGTGTTCTCATACACTGTGGGCTTGTAGGCCTCCGGGAAGGTCTCTGAGGTGAAGCGCACCAACAGAGAGGTCTTCCCCACGGCAGAGTCTCCTACCAGCACACACTTGATGGAACTCAGCATCTTCCCAGCCTGCATCCTTAGTTATTTAAGACTTCAGAATCCCGAGGAAAAGAGCCCTCAGTGGGCTGCTGGAGCAAAGGCCATTCAACAAGGGGGATAAAAACCAGATGCGTTTGTGTTCTCAGGACCTCTGACAGCAACTTGCAGAATGTTACTTCTCCCCATCCATCTGAGGAAGACGCACGATCTACTTTGAAAACCTCCAAGGGCTAGTCTTCaactggaacagaaagagaagggggaaaactAAGTCTTTCTCTTTTGATGACGGGGCGCTTCCTCATTGGCAAACTGGTTAAACATGACACCCACCTCAGTGTAGCCGTCAGACCCCACTCGCCCAACCCACTCTTCCCCCCAACAAAGAAGCTTGGATCGGTTATCCCCCAGCACAAGCACCCACAGCTCCACCCAGTCAAGAAGCAGAAGCTGACTTTATCTCTAAAATCAGCCTAGTGATAAAAACACAAGCAACCGCTCTGATCACAACATGAAAAAGACCTCAATAGCAACCTGGTGTGTGAATGAGACGTTGTCAAACAGCTCTCTGTTGGCTTCTGCTCCAAGAAGCGAAGGCACCTGACAGCGCTCTGCGTCCCCTTCAGTCTCTAACGCATCCCAGCCACTTTGGGaactgcaagaaagaaaaaaatgtaataagcGGCAGCTACTATAAACACTTCCCTTCATCTATTGGTTAATCAGCCAGTCCTTGGTTTATGTGGGAATTTGAGGTTGAAGACAAGAAATTACCAGAACTCTAAAAATTTGCTATGATTTTTCCCTTGAGGTTTTTCCAAAAACTGGCTACAGATGTAATGGAAAGGGCACCGTCCTTGGTGTTTTCTGCATCTGAAATAAGACTCCATTATCTCTACAATGACAAGGCTTTGAGACATGTTACTGgatctccaagcctcagtttacaCCTCTGCAGGATTGTGATAAATTTAGGAACCGCTTCTCAGAaatgttgtaaagattaaattctctttctttcaatgTCTCTGGACAGCTACCTGTATATCCGGAATTCTGCTATGCCCTTGGTTAAACCAAATAACTTTCCTAAAAGCAACCATATTCAGTGACTGTCACTTAAACAGGGCTACATAAATATGACGGAATCTGAATTTCATAAAAGGATCAAACAAATTCTCGTTTACTGCAGGTGAGAGAGCTCCAGACAATGAGACCAGCCTTGGGGACAGCGTCCGTCTGCCAAAGGACGTcatcacaaggccagcccagctTCAAAGGAAATGTGTTTCCGATCAAAATTCTAAGTAAATGTTATTAACACAATCTGAACTTATAACCTCCCACACTGGCAATCTTCCATGTCACAcgtaatatagtttttaaataatttttaacacaatttttaaaaattactcgtCTAAATCCTGACATTCCCTTCCAAGACATTTTTATCCTTGTCAATCTGCTGTCTCTGTTTCATTAAACATAACAGCCTTTGCAAATGagttaatcaaataaataataaacatcacTTTCATGTGCTCACTTTTTAAACCACATATAAGCTGGATGACCTTGGCCAAGGTActcaaactctctgagccttggtttcttcataaaaatgagaataagaaaagtACCTTCATGCAGTTATCGTAAAGATTTGTCAGTGTGCGGAAAGTCTGGCTTAACCCAGAACCTGGCACATGGGATCTATAGCAAGGCaccatatttttctatttctactactatttatttaaaatgctaaatattgCATGTCCATAGCACAGGGGCTGGGATGTCAAATTTTCTGCTGGACTCTACCTAAAGACTCACATCAGGTCCTTCTCAGACACCAGGGTCCTGGAAACCTCTTCGTCACCTGATCTTTGAGCAACGTTTCCTTGGGAGCTCCCTTGGGTCTCAACTTCAGCTCCTTAGACCTACGAATGACTTAAGTGGATGCATCTGTGACCCCTCAGCACTTAGTCTGGGCCAAGACCTCTTAAGATATCTTTTAAGTTTGACTTTGACCCCAATGTAGCAAAACCAGAACTAGGAAAAATGTGCACATGTCAGGATTTTggttattaaataaaatctttctaatAGATCAAGTAAAGCCAAATTTCCTAAGGAAACATCTGCAAAAGGAAATTAATGAGGTAAAATCATTAAGAAGACGGGCTCTAAAATCTGACAGATCTAGAACTGAATTCAGGCTGCCCAACCGACTCCCTGTGCGGCAATCTTGGAGGAGTTTcgtaacctccctgtgcctcagtttcctctgtaaaATTGAGGAAATAGTATCTATAACACCAGGTTGTTGAAACGATTGTGTGCTTAAACGTAAAAAATCCTTAGCATGGTGCATGATGCAAATATACTGT of Equus quagga isolate Etosha38 chromosome 3, UCLA_HA_Equagga_1.0, whole genome shotgun sequence contains these proteins:
- the LOC124236876 gene encoding rho-related GTP-binding protein RhoH, translated to MQAGKMLSSIKCVLVGDSAVGKTSLLVRFTSETFPEAYKPTVYENTGVDVFMDGIQISLGLWDTAGNDAFRSIRPLSYQQADVVLMCYSVANHNSFLNLKNKWIGEIRSNLPCTPVLVVATQTDQREVGPHRASCINAIEGKRLAQDVRAKGYLECSALSNRGVQQVFECAVRTAVNQARRRNRRRFFSINECKIF